In one Magnetospirillum sp. genomic region, the following are encoded:
- a CDS encoding TetR/AcrR family transcriptional regulator, translated as MVRTNTARDKILSAAFSVIRTKGYSATTVDDLCVAAGVTKGAFFHHFESKDALGVAAANHWSAATSGFFASAPYHGHADPLDRVLGYLDFRRDILQGTLPEFTCLVGTMVQEVHQTSPAIAAACDASIDGHAETIEADIAEAMERYDIEADWTAKGLALHTQAVLQGAFILAKAKGGPAIAADSIRHLKRYIGFLFGRPQT; from the coding sequence ATTCTCTCCGCCGCTTTCTCGGTCATCCGAACGAAGGGCTATTCGGCAACGACCGTCGACGATTTGTGCGTCGCAGCTGGCGTCACCAAGGGTGCGTTCTTCCATCATTTCGAAAGCAAGGATGCGCTGGGCGTTGCGGCGGCCAACCATTGGTCGGCAGCGACCAGCGGCTTTTTCGCCTCGGCGCCCTATCATGGGCACGCCGATCCGCTTGATCGCGTTCTGGGCTATCTCGACTTCCGCCGCGACATTCTGCAGGGCACGTTGCCCGAGTTCACGTGCCTCGTCGGTACGATGGTGCAGGAGGTTCATCAAACGAGCCCTGCCATCGCCGCCGCGTGCGATGCTTCGATCGACGGCCATGCCGAAACGATCGAAGCCGATATCGCCGAAGCTATGGAGCGCTACGACATCGAGGCCGACTGGACCGCCAAGGGCCTTGCGCTGCACACCCAGGCCGTCCTGCAAGGAGCTTTCATCCTCGCCAAGGCGAAGGGCGGCCCCGCGATCGCCGCCGACAGCATTCGCCATCTCAAACGCTATATCGGCTTTCTGTTCGGCCGCCCGCAAACTTGA